In Scatophagus argus isolate fScaArg1 chromosome 3, fScaArg1.pri, whole genome shotgun sequence, one genomic interval encodes:
- the osgn1 gene encoding oxidative stress induced growth inhibitor 1 translates to MDLHNKEFLSGEILPVVIIGNGPSGICLSYLLSGYTPYLSPEASHPNPLLHSKLGEQPHLSLLEQDLEYLCEGLEGRSSNPVAVLFDSLLLPDSDFGLDHTSPLEWRYEPERAIPHLVLGKGPPGGAWHAMEGSMLTLSLANWMELPGLKLKEWMREKRRNVRNDRATPAEIASYYQHYVSQMSLEQNFACGTTVTSVTRKPGGQDGSPPCWRVTGLQRREGEELGDGSSVSTEVPFSLLAHNVVLATGTHDIPARLGVEGESLPYVCHSFWELEAAISRGELDQSSDPVLVVGAGLTAADAVLAAHHLNTPVYHAFRRSVTDPDLIFNQLPKLLYPEYHKVHQMMTQQQCRPSHPPHDHTQSLHDDSTPSSPSSLPPSSSTNSSTSSYPGYLSFPRYRVVAFRPDKKCVLESDAGQQMVVQVSKALVLIGAHPNLSFLNDNGRSLGINPSETISCRRNPIDVDPFTNNVVAADGPGMYAMGPLVGENFVRFLKGGALAIASDLAKRQREAGEREVGCLTTDRFMDRWVDRQVTTQTDAEVCVLES, encoded by the exons ATGGATCTTCACAACAAAGAGTTTCTGTCTGGGGAGATTTTGCCTGTGGTGATTATTG GTAACGGCCCATCGGGGATCTGTCTATCATACCTGCTGTCGGGTTACACCCCCTACCTGTCACCTGAGGCATCGCACCCGAACCCCCTGCTGCACAGCAAGCTGGGAGAGCAGCCTCACCTGTCGCTGCTGGAGcag GACCTGGAGTACCTGTGCGAGGGGCTGGAGGGACGATCGTCCAATCCCGTAGCTGTGCTCTTTGACTCGCTGCTGCTGCCTGACAGCGACTTCGGATTGGACCACACATCGCCGCTGGAATGGCGATACGAGCCCGAGCGTGCTATCCCTCACCTGGTGCTGGGCAAGGGGCCGCCTGGAGGCGCCTGGCAT GCCATGGAGGGCTCCATGTTAACTCTGAGCCTCGCTAACTGGATGGAGCTTCCCGGACTCAAACTGAAGGAGTGGATGAGAGAAAAGCGCAG aAACGTACGAAATGACCGCGCCACACCAGCAGAGATAGCCTCCTACTATCAACACTACGTTTCTCAGATGTCTCTGGAGCAGAATTTTGCCTGTGGGACCACGGTCACTTCCGTAACCAGAAAGCCTGGCGGGCAAGATGGGTCGCCGCCCTGCTGGAGAGTGACGGGACTGCAGCGCAGAGAGGGGGAAGAACTTGGGG ATGGTTCTTCCGTCTCCACGGAGGTGCCGTTCTCCCTGTTGGCCCACAATGTGGTGTTGGCAACAGGGACCCACGACATCCCGGCCAGGCTCGGCGTGGAGGGGGAGTCCCTGCCCTACGTCTGCCACTCTTTCTGGGAGCTAGAGGCGGCCATCTCTCGTGGCGAACTCGACCAGTCTTCAGACCctgtgttggtggtgggggcGGGGCTTACGGCGGCCGATGCAGTACTGGCTGCCCACCATCTCAACACCCCCGTCTACCACGCCTTCAGACGCTCGGTCACTGACCCCGACCTCATCTTCAACCAGCTGCCCAAACTGCTGTACCCAGAGTACCACAAG GTTCACCAAATGATGACTCAGCAGCAGTGCCGGCCAAGCCATCCACCACATGACCACACTCAGAGCCTGCATGACGACTCCaccccttcctctccttcctccctcccaccgTCTTCCTCCACCAACTCGTCCACCTCGTCCTACCCGGGTTACCTGAGTTTCCCGCGGTACAGGGTTGTGGCCTTCAGACCAGACAAGAAATGCGTTCTGGAGTCAGATGCTGGTCAGCAGATGGTGGTCCAGGTCTCCAAGGCGCTGGTGCTGATCGGCGCCCACCCAAATCTTTCCTTTCTGAATGACAATGGTCGTTCGCTTGGCATCAATCCCAGTGAGACAATCTCGTGCCGGAGGAACCCTATCGATGTGGACCCATTCACAAACAACGTGGTCGCGGCAGACGGCCCAGGCATGTACGCCATGGGGCCGTTAGTTGGAGAGAACTTCGTCAGGTTCCTGAAAGGAGGAGCACTGGCTATCGCTAGTGACCTCGCCaaaagacagagggaggcaggggaAAGAGAAGTGGGGTGCTTGACCACAGACAGATTCATGGACAGATGGGTGGACAGACAGGtgaccacacagacagacgcagAGGTTT